From a region of the Burkholderia sp. HI2500 genome:
- the pilP gene encoding type IV pilus biogenesis protein PilP, with product MNIRPRFYPSSVRVSAMTGALLAFALLFAVHPRANGAPTLPVPAGATPAPQASATIAAPASAPAFALTTSESDELAALQARIPVLRAKKEIAELEAAIDKAKHPVSAGMPPALSGPLPGLGSPVPGALSTGIRMPSVSDISLSGTGSYDGRTMATLVVSGVERDVTIGDTLDDGWKVARIEGNRVQLARGGRVRWVRF from the coding sequence ATGAACATCCGACCGCGTTTCTATCCGTCATCCGTTCGCGTTTCTGCGATGACTGGCGCGCTGCTCGCATTCGCACTGCTGTTCGCCGTGCATCCCCGCGCGAACGGCGCACCGACATTGCCGGTGCCTGCTGGTGCCACACCGGCACCGCAAGCCAGTGCGACGATCGCCGCCCCTGCCTCAGCGCCGGCCTTCGCCCTTACCACGTCCGAAAGCGATGAACTCGCCGCGCTCCAGGCACGCATTCCCGTGCTGCGCGCGAAGAAGGAAATCGCCGAGCTCGAGGCCGCGATCGATAAGGCGAAACATCCGGTGTCGGCCGGCATGCCGCCGGCCTTGAGTGGCCCGCTGCCGGGTTTGGGTTCGCCTGTTCCTGGTGCGCTGTCGACCGGCATTCGTATGCCATCGGTCAGCGACATTAGCTTGTCCGGTACGGGTTCGTACGATGGTCGAACGATGGCGACGCTGGTGGTCAGTGGCGTTGAGCGCGACGTGACGATTGGCGACACGCTCGACGACGGCTGGAAGGTCGCTCGTATTGAAGGCAACCGCGTCCAGTTGGCGCGTGGTGGCCGGGTGCGGTGGGTGAGGTTCTGA
- a CDS encoding type II secretion system protein GspD, giving the protein MQASFSAPAGGAMSSPLPPGVPGIPLGQPTIPAAAGSTNLDSARVLTYKGTFKGFLDQQQARFGVWHRYRDGVITFFKRETRVFPLPALSETSGMESSITTSSNSANGASGSSGGGSSSGTSGGNSQLSTLKVTIAPWKQLQTTASAIAGNGATVTADPDLGVLVVTGTPAQCDAVDGWMKSLTAMYSKTIAVDIHLYSVQTDHDENYGLDLALGYKSATGHTSVGITGAPVPSISGGGSGMSFGASILTGPFSGTKGAVKALSSLGNVTTLLSNAGVTQNGKKVTLQDGEQIPYLPQTQSTLAANVGSSSSATGQFQPVGFTGQFLPKLVNGTIVMDFSLTLSRLIEMVSLPAGCNSNSTQSCLQMPHLKNYDLQQIVPLKPGESLVLVGMQRSDNSTQDNGVGSPFNPILGGGVDARQQRTLLAIVITARLL; this is encoded by the coding sequence ATGCAGGCGTCGTTCTCGGCACCTGCAGGCGGGGCGATGTCGTCGCCTCTGCCGCCCGGCGTGCCGGGCATCCCGCTCGGCCAGCCGACTATTCCGGCCGCGGCCGGATCGACGAACCTCGATTCGGCGCGCGTACTCACCTACAAGGGCACGTTCAAGGGATTTCTCGATCAGCAACAAGCACGCTTTGGCGTTTGGCATCGCTATCGCGACGGCGTGATCACGTTCTTCAAGCGCGAAACACGTGTGTTCCCGTTGCCGGCGCTCTCTGAAACGTCCGGCATGGAAAGTTCGATCACGACCAGCTCGAACTCGGCGAACGGCGCAAGCGGATCAAGCGGTGGCGGCAGTTCGAGCGGCACATCGGGCGGAAATTCCCAACTCTCGACGCTGAAGGTCACGATCGCGCCGTGGAAGCAATTGCAGACGACCGCCTCGGCGATCGCTGGCAACGGTGCTACGGTCACGGCCGATCCTGACCTCGGGGTGTTGGTTGTGACGGGTACGCCCGCACAATGCGACGCCGTCGATGGCTGGATGAAATCGCTGACCGCGATGTACAGCAAGACGATCGCGGTGGACATCCACCTGTATTCGGTACAGACGGACCACGACGAGAATTATGGCCTGGATCTCGCGCTCGGCTACAAGAGCGCGACCGGCCATACGTCGGTCGGAATCACGGGCGCGCCGGTACCGTCGATCAGCGGAGGTGGTTCCGGCATGAGTTTCGGTGCGAGCATCCTGACCGGGCCGTTTTCGGGTACCAAGGGCGCGGTCAAGGCGCTGTCGAGCCTCGGCAACGTCACCACGCTGCTGTCGAACGCGGGCGTCACGCAAAACGGGAAGAAGGTCACCCTGCAGGATGGCGAACAGATCCCGTATCTGCCGCAGACACAGAGCACGTTGGCAGCTAACGTCGGGTCATCGTCGTCGGCAACTGGACAATTTCAGCCGGTCGGCTTCACCGGCCAGTTCTTGCCCAAGCTCGTCAACGGCACGATCGTGATGGATTTTTCGCTCACGTTAAGTCGCCTGATCGAGATGGTGTCGCTGCCTGCGGGTTGCAACTCGAACAGCACGCAGTCGTGCCTGCAGATGCCGCATCTTAAGAATTACGACCTGCAGCAGATCGTGCCGCTGAAACCCGGCGAATCGCTTGTGCTGGTCGGCATGCAACGGTCGGACAACAGCACGCAGGACAACGGCGTGGGTTCCCCTTTCAATCCCATCCTGGGCGGCGGTGTCGACGCGCGCCAGCAGCGCACGCTGCTCGCGATCGTGATCACTGCACGACTGCTGTGA
- a CDS encoding TcpQ domain-containing protein — MARAGGLAALVMIALSGCATSGDGSTADWAPVARQTTGRYQRVCTLPPSATASAQVAAQPRASSASSLAAALAPNAPGFDLRADDKTLSISLARWASMTSVTLRWMTALQVPVTADSHVAGDLPAAMKSILAAITEAGYPLTILQVADGKTWIVTDANDLNSKPLFGTAATNLAQVPKGASDAQAH; from the coding sequence ATGGCTCGTGCGGGTGGTCTTGCCGCACTCGTGATGATCGCTTTGTCCGGTTGCGCGACCAGTGGCGACGGCTCGACGGCGGATTGGGCACCGGTTGCGCGTCAGACCACTGGGCGCTATCAGCGCGTGTGCACTCTTCCGCCGAGTGCAACGGCATCCGCCCAGGTAGCTGCGCAGCCGCGCGCATCGTCCGCTAGTTCGCTTGCTGCGGCCTTGGCGCCGAACGCGCCCGGCTTCGATCTGCGTGCGGACGACAAGACGTTGTCTATCTCGCTCGCGCGTTGGGCCAGCATGACCAGTGTGACGCTGCGCTGGATGACGGCGCTGCAGGTACCTGTGACCGCCGATAGCCACGTCGCAGGCGATCTGCCTGCCGCTATGAAGTCGATCTTGGCGGCGATCACCGAGGCAGGCTATCCCCTCACGATCCTGCAGGTTGCCGACGGCAAGACGTGGATCGTCACGGACGCGAACGATCTGAACAGTAAGCCGCTGTTCGGAACTGCGGCGACGAACCTGGCACAGGTACCGAAGGGGGCGAGCGATGCGCAAGCACATTGA
- a CDS encoding lytic transglycosylase domain-containing protein has translation MAGCIVCDLDRSRIFLISVVILNSLLIGTNARADCIDDAAAYHHVNPALAHAIASVESRFSPVAYNRNANGSEDIGLMQINSSWLPTLSRFGISRAALFDGCVNAYVGTWILSQNISRLGLTWNAVGAYNAASPRKRVQYARRVYSELFRFTPGVASPQSDLPVSVAPITLNSTAGGQAVAATE, from the coding sequence ATGGCTGGCTGTATTGTATGCGATCTTGATCGCTCTCGGATATTTCTTATATCCGTAGTTATCCTGAATTCGCTACTAATCGGAACGAATGCGCGTGCCGACTGTATCGACGATGCGGCCGCCTACCATCATGTCAATCCGGCGCTCGCGCACGCGATCGCGTCGGTCGAGTCGCGCTTTTCGCCTGTCGCGTACAACCGCAACGCGAACGGCAGCGAAGACATCGGTCTGATGCAAATCAATTCCAGCTGGCTCCCGACGCTCTCGCGCTTCGGGATCTCGCGCGCTGCGCTGTTTGACGGCTGCGTAAACGCCTACGTCGGCACCTGGATCCTCTCGCAAAACATTTCCCGCCTCGGTTTGACGTGGAACGCCGTTGGCGCGTACAACGCGGCGTCGCCACGCAAGCGCGTCCAGTATGCACGGCGCGTCTACTCGGAACTTTTCCGGTTCACTCCTGGCGTGGCGTCGCCGCAATCGGATCTCCCGGTAAGCGTTGCTCCGATAACTCTGAACAGCACTGCAGGTGGCCAGGCAGTGGCCGCGACGGAATAG
- a CDS encoding TcpQ domain-containing protein — protein sequence MRKHIEWPLRGALAINIALAAVAPAHAADQVATSSAPAIHLAPYLPRYTPPAAPTPVVVAPAASTGTSSSSGGVPPLSSDSLVALAGQNSASNVAPAASLSPSETVVAAPVTDAPSKPMHHLTGGVSLESQLREWAKSDGWTLSWNVGPDWIVPNDTDYVGDFPEAATKVIQDLAANGADVRGDGYPDNRTFVVHEAGND from the coding sequence ATGCGCAAGCACATTGAGTGGCCGCTGCGCGGCGCGCTCGCGATCAACATTGCGCTGGCGGCTGTTGCGCCTGCGCACGCGGCCGACCAGGTGGCAACGTCCAGCGCGCCGGCAATACACCTCGCGCCTTACCTTCCTCGCTACACCCCCCCGGCAGCGCCGACGCCGGTCGTTGTCGCGCCGGCAGCCTCCACTGGAACCTCATCGTCGTCGGGAGGGGTTCCACCGCTGTCGTCCGATTCGCTCGTTGCGCTTGCCGGACAGAACTCGGCGAGCAATGTCGCGCCCGCCGCTTCATTGTCGCCGTCCGAAACTGTGGTGGCAGCGCCTGTTACCGATGCGCCGTCGAAACCGATGCACCACCTGACCGGAGGAGTGTCGCTCGAGTCTCAGCTGCGTGAGTGGGCGAAGTCGGACGGATGGACGCTGTCCTGGAACGTGGGCCCCGACTGGATCGTGCCGAACGACACGGATTACGTCGGTGATTTTCCGGAGGCCGCGACGAAGGTCATCCAGGATTTGGCTGCCAACGGCGCAGATGTTCGCGGTGATGGCTATCCCGATAACCGGACATTCGTTGTCCATGAGGCGGGGAACGACTAA